In Endozoicomonas sp. GU-1, one DNA window encodes the following:
- a CDS encoding transposase, protein MYPSGLTNDEWAILKPLFPDPGYDTPKNGRPRDWSYRLILNAIFYLTKTGCQWRMLPSDFPPWSTVYTYFRIWKQDGTWKKVHDALRDQVRIQAGKEPQPTAASIGRMLRNAQ, encoded by the coding sequence ATGTATCCATCCGGCCTGACCAATGACGAGTGGGCAATCCTCAAGCCTCTATTCCCTGACCCTGGCTATGATACTCCAAAAAATGGGCGACCACGTGACTGGAGTTATCGTCTGATATTGAATGCCATATTCTATCTCACTAAAACAGGCTGTCAGTGGCGAATGCTGCCTTCTGACTTTCCACCATGGAGTACTGTCTACACCTATTTCCGAATCTGGAAACAAGATGGCACATGGAAGAAGGTGCATGATGCTCTTCGTGACCAGGTGCGAATTCAGGCGGGCAAAGAGCCACAACCAACAGCAGCAAGCATTGGCCGAATGCTCCGGAATGCGCAGTAA